A genome region from Triticum aestivum cultivar Chinese Spring chromosome 2B, IWGSC CS RefSeq v2.1, whole genome shotgun sequence includes the following:
- the LOC123041342 gene encoding uncharacterized protein has translation MQQQQQQQQLTPQGFGVGAALSPMQGIGASSSSSSSQAAVATAAAADAARARAAEQMAYEDAWKACNPDFTTPFASVEDAVTRLLPYHVFTDYDDEDTYIDAAGTEKSSAERWDNDVTATMMKQIAEFEKHVLTFNVIARQRAEGTMRGEEQLLLERALIQDEFRASDQVRVAHIQQQQQEEEEAARASRLALAQAQAQVANAWPLVQPSNPSGWQQALAAAAAAAAARADGVPAQMATAQGVAMHPQLDPSAAGAWLMMKQQQHHHHQQQQQQQLGLGVWPTFAAPHGVGSSNGQAGPSALWQEQAAGEQTTSGTAVGGMAQPWWAGAAQRREQ, from the exons atgcaacagcagcagcagcagcagcagctcacgccgcagggcttcggcgtcggcgcgGCATTGTCGCCGATGCAGGGGATCGGCGCGtcctcgtcttcgtcgtcgtcgcagGCGGCggtcgcgacggcggcggcggcggatgcggCGAGGGCGCGCGCGGCGGAGCAGATGGCGTACGAGGACGCGTGGAAGGCCTGCAACCCGGACTTCACCACGCCCTTCGCCTCCGTCGAGGACGCCGTCACCAG GCTGCTCCCGTACCATGTCTTCACGGATTACGATGATGAGGACACCTACATCGACGCCGCCGGGACGGAGAAGTCGAGTGCGGAGAGGTGGGACAACGACGTGACAGCCACCATGATGAAGCAGATCGCGGAGTTCGAGAAGCACGTGCTGACCTTCAACGTCATTGCCCGGCAGCGCGCCGAAGGCACCATGCGCGGCGAGGAGCAGCTCCTGCTGGAGCGCGCGCTCATCCAGGACGAGTTCCGCGCGTCGGACCAAGTGCGCGTCGCGCacatccagcagcagcagcaggaggaggaggaggccgcgcgCGCGTCGCGCCTGGCCCTCGCGCAGGCGCAGGCGCAGGTCGCGAACGCGTGGCCGCTGGTGCAGCCCAGCAACCCGTCCGGTTGGCAGcaggcgctcgccgccgccgcggcggcggcggcagcgcgcgcCGACGGGGTGCCCGCGCAGATGGCGACGGCTCAGGGCGTGGCAATGCATCCGCAGCTTGATCCTTCCGCGGCCGGCGCGTGGCTGATGATGaagcagcagcagcaccaccaccaccagcagcagcagcagcagcagctgggcctgGGCGTGTGGCCAACGTTCGCGGCGCCGCACGGCGTGGGCAGCTCAAATGGGCAGGCGGGGCCTTCGGCCTTGTGGCAGGAGCAGGCTGCTGGGGAACAGACGACGAGCGGCACGGCGGTTGGCGGGATGGCGCAGCCGTGGTGGGCGGGTGCTGCACAAAGGAGGGAGCAGTAG